A portion of the Deinococcus aerophilus genome contains these proteins:
- a CDS encoding TniQ family protein, protein MIVLRLRPGPAKDEVLTSWVTRLATEQMMRPSRLTNCLGLRGFWRQDPDLNATPEQLAGLAQATLCRLGQVEALTLAPIKRRLTARPDVARPPLLVLLGRHRGTRNVAGHPACPACLREGRAYLRSWRLATTVACPRHGTMLVENCRHCGAPISVTRAHFQKAQCAQTLPWTPERCWRCWERLPLGGVVPTPALTHVLGLQCLMDAAVHSGEARVGDLSLNAADLTGLLHPLTHVLLGLRPKVPPSVFDDLRAPLGLPPGVRAAGARPVLELLPPADRFQVVALAGWLLRDGLVSLLPELRVRGVRFTDLLPESTWPTPAWLRDLVHDQLARRPRQRRLTSLPTDFQRLTDEQWDRLAPLLTRAPGAVRSGGRARAPRDVFEGFLRRTTAGTTEDQWNHIPGVPRIKTTITHLKRWARTGQLDDALSELLNHLAEHGLSPDEPTTSALNSDPPLWVRQTLGALLAPRTLSVLARLGSTHHASLWNAALRLGLQEVQTA, encoded by the coding sequence CCTGCGCCTGCGCCCAGGCCCCGCAAAAGACGAGGTGCTGACCTCATGGGTCACGCGCCTGGCCACCGAGCAGATGATGCGTCCGTCAAGGCTGACCAACTGCCTGGGGTTGCGCGGCTTCTGGCGGCAGGACCCCGACCTGAACGCCACTCCTGAGCAACTGGCTGGCCTCGCCCAGGCCACCCTGTGCCGCCTCGGGCAGGTAGAAGCCCTGACCCTGGCCCCCATCAAGCGGCGACTGACGGCCCGTCCTGACGTGGCCCGCCCCCCGCTGCTGGTGCTGCTGGGCCGTCATCGGGGCACCCGGAACGTCGCCGGCCATCCGGCCTGCCCCGCATGCCTGCGGGAAGGGCGCGCCTACCTGCGCTCCTGGCGTCTGGCCACCACCGTGGCCTGTCCACGCCACGGCACCATGCTGGTCGAGAACTGCCGGCACTGTGGGGCGCCCATCAGCGTCACCCGGGCCCACTTCCAGAAGGCCCAGTGCGCCCAGACACTGCCGTGGACCCCTGAACGCTGCTGGCGCTGCTGGGAACGCCTGCCGCTGGGGGGCGTAGTGCCGACGCCGGCGTTGACCCACGTCCTGGGGTTGCAGTGCCTGATGGATGCCGCGGTCCACAGCGGTGAGGCCCGGGTGGGTGACCTCAGCCTGAACGCCGCCGACCTCACTGGCTTGCTGCATCCACTGACGCATGTGCTGCTCGGACTGCGGCCAAAGGTGCCGCCCAGTGTCTTCGACGACCTGCGCGCCCCCCTGGGACTTCCCCCCGGGGTCCGCGCGGCGGGGGCGCGGCCCGTGCTGGAGTTGCTGCCGCCCGCGGACCGCTTTCAGGTGGTGGCCCTGGCCGGCTGGTTGCTGCGCGACGGACTGGTGAGCCTCCTGCCGGAACTGCGCGTCCGGGGGGTGCGCTTCACCGACCTGCTCCCCGAGTCCACCTGGCCCACGCCCGCGTGGCTGCGGGACCTGGTGCATGACCAGCTCGCCCGCCGTCCCCGCCAGCGCCGGCTCACCTCGCTGCCCACCGACTTCCAGCGGCTCACCGATGAGCAGTGGGACCGCCTCGCGCCGCTTCTCACAAGGGCGCCAGGGGCCGTGCGGAGTGGGGGACGGGCACGAGCTCCCCGCGACGTCTTCGAGGGCTTCCTGAGGCGCACCACGGCCGGGACCACCGAGGACCAGTGGAACCACATCCCGGGAGTTCCGCGCATCAAGACAACGATCACCCACCTGAAGCGCTGGGCCAGGACCGGACAGCTCGACGACGCCCTGTCAGAGCTGCTGAACCACCTGGCCGAGCATGGGCTTTCCCCCGATGAACCCACAACGTCGGCGCTGAACAGCGACCCTCCGCTGTGGGTGCGGCAAACCCTGGGGGCGCTGCTGGCTCCCCGGACCCTCTCCGTTCTCGCTCGCCTCGGCAGCACCCACCACGCCTCCCTGTGGAACGCGGCGCTGCGGCTGGGGCTTCAGGAGGTGCAAACGGCATGA